The Faecalibacterium sp. I3-3-89 sequence ACGGGAAGCGGCTGCTGACCCACCAACAGCCGCCAGTAGATGTCCTGTCCGGCAGCCACCGGCCCGACCTTGGGGGTGGCGGCCAGCGCCGGATAGACGAGGCAAAGCTCGGTGGCCATCCCGGCTTCTGTGAGGGCCTCCAGCACCACCGACGCGGAGGAGATGCCCCACTGGGTGGCGGAGGCGGTGCTGTTCTCGATGGTCACGGCCACCGGGCGCTGGCCCGGCCATTCCAGCGGATGGCCGGTGAGGGGGTCGGCAGGCGCCAAGGCCTCCGGTTCGCTCTCGCTGGGCAGAAAGGCGCAGCCTGCCAGCAGTGCAGCGGCTAAAATGAGGCAGAGCGCGGTTCGAATGCGTTTCATCATCGTGTCCCTCATGGAGCGTTACTGGTAGCTGAAATTGCTCCGCTCGTCCTCGTCCACCAGCGCGAAATAGGTCTTGCCGCGGTTGAGGGTCATTTCCTCGCCGGACTTGGTGTAGAGCTTGAGGGGGTTGGTGGGATAGGTCTTTTCCCAGCGGCCCACCTGCACGCCGCCGCGGGTGAAGAGATAGGCCTTTCCGCCCTGAATGTACCGGACCTCCTGCACATCGTGGGAGTCGCCTGCGTAGGCGTCCATGTCGGCGAAGCAGACCACGACGTTCTCGAAGGTGAGCTGAGCGCCGGTCAACTCATCGACGGTGTTCTCAGTGGCCTTCTTGGAGGAATTGTACATCTGCATCGCATAGGTGTGGCTGAACGCGGAATAGCTGAACGAGGTGCGGTAGCTCTCGGAATGCAGGATGGTGAGCTTCTTGGCGGAAGGCTCACCCGGGAGTTTGTTCACCTCGTCGGTGCGGTAGTCGGCGAAGTGGAAGATGGTGCCCTCGCTGGGAGCGTAGAGGCTGATCTTGGCATCAGAGGCGGCTTTGCAGATCTCCTTGCCGGAGGTGAACTCGGTGTGCTCGTAGGCAACGTCCCGGCCGCGGTTGTTCCGATGAGAGACGATGGGGTGGGTGGGGGTGTTGAAGTAGCTCTTGCCGCCGATGTTCAGCCCGGAGTAGCCGTACACATTGACGAACTGGGTGCAGAAGATGCTCTCGCCGTCGTGGTAATAGAGGATGTTCCACGGCATGAGCAGCTGAAGGAACTGGTCGCGGCCCGAGCGGATGGGGCCGACCTCGGGGATGCTGTCAGCGTCGCTGAACACGGCGCACAGGCGGGTGATGCCGCCCTCGACCTTCGCCTCGATGAGCAGGTCGGCGCTGCCGATGCCCCGCTGGGGACGGGCGTTCTGGCGCTGGGAGTTGGCGATGTTGTTCACCATCACGGCCACCGGGCGGCTGTTGGTGCTGCGCCCGATGCCGGTGAGAAGGTCGGCGTCGTAGTCGGGCAGGGCGGAGGGGCCGGGTTCCGGCTGTTCGATCTCGGGCAGCGAGGAGGCGGCCATCTCGCTGGATGCCTCGGACGGGGCCGACGAAGCGGCCGCTTCGCCTTTCCCCAGCAGGCCTTTGAGCAGGCCGGGCAGTCTGCCGCCCAGCGCGGCGCTGCCGGACGCAGAGCAGCCGGTCAGAGCCAGCGCTGCCGCTGCCAGACCGGAAACATGAAGGACGGACCGACGAGAGATCTTCATAATAAAACAGCCTCCTATCAAAAAGCCCCGCCGCATACGGGACGGGGCGGTGCGTTCTGTTTTGATTGTACTGGTTTGCGCCCCATTTGTAAAGAGGGAGTTGCCGCCAGAGCACAGGGCTGGCCCGGAGCCTTTTTCATAAAAGAAAGCGGACGGTTCCGCTGTGGGCGGTGCACAGGCCACTTTTTTGCACTTCCCTCTTGCTTTTTGGGCGCGGTTGTGGTATTATTATTCGGCAATATATGCAAAACTGAAAATATGCGCTCGTAGCTCAGCCGGTAGAGCATCTGACTTTTAATCAGAGGGCCAGGGATTCGAGTTCCCTCGAGCGCACCAAAAAACCTGCGATTGGCCGTTGAAAATGCGGCGTAAATCGTGGGCTTTTCTGTTTTTATATGCTGAAAATGGGCTGGAAAATGTGACAAATCTGAAAATTTTTGTAGTAAATACCCCCAATACCGGGTGTCCAGTATTGGGGGTATTTATCATTTTGCAGCGGCCCCGCTGCTTTCGGGTGTTATGCCCGAACAGGAGAAATAGGAGGAGATCTCTTGGGCGGTTGTGGATCAGATGACCGGGCCAAGAGTGTAAATATCGATGGAACTGTGATAGCCGAGGGTCTCATTTTTGGTCTGCTTGCCGGAGAGCAGGTCGAGAATGGCGGAAAAGGCCTCCTCGCCTACCTCCTCGATGCTCTTTTCGCCGGTGATGATACGGCCGGCGTTGATGTCCATATCGTGCGACATCCGCTCGTAGGTGTTGGGGTTGCCGCACACTTTCAGGACGGGCATGGTAGGAAAGCCCTGCGGCGCGCCGCGGCCGGTAGAGAACATCATAAACTGTGCACCGGTGGCGGCCATGCCGGTCAAGATCTCTGGCTCGCGGCCCGGCGTGTCCTTGATCCAGAGTCCCTTGCGCTGGCCGATGGTCTCGGGGTACTCCATGACGCCTTGAATGGGACTGGTGCCGCTTTTTACGATGGCACCAAGGCTTTTTTCCTCGATGGAGGACAGACCGCCCTCGATGTTGCCCGGGGTGGGCTGGCCCTTGCGCATATCGCAGCCGAGACTTCGGGCACGCGCTTCCATCCGGTTTACGATCTCATAAATTTTGTCGCTTACTTCCGGATTGACCGCACGGCGGGCCAGCAGATGCTCGCCGCCCAGAAACTCCGTCGTCTCGCCGAACACGACCGTCGCACCGAGGTCCACCAGCTTGTCGGCCACATAGCCCACGACGCAGTTGGAGGCCATGCCGGAGGTGGTGTCCGAAGCGCCGCATTTGATGGCCATGGTGATGCGGTCGATGCTGACAGGCTGGCGCTGGATGCCGCTGACGAGCATTACCAGCTCCTGCGCGGCATCGATACCGGCCTTGATGGCGGCGCTGACACCGCCCAGTTCCTGAATGCGGATGATGCGGACGGGTTTCCCCGTCTTGCGGATCTCAGCGGTCAGCCGCTCGTGGTCGGTGCCCTCGCAGCCGAGGCTCACCACCAAGACCGCTGCCACATTGGGGCTTTTGCCCAGCGAGATGAGCGTTTCGGTGACACGGTCGAGGTCAGGCGGAAGCTGGCAGCAGCCTTGGTGGTGGAAATAGCCCACTGTCCCGGCTACCTGCCGCACGATGGCAGAGGCCACGTCTCCGGCACAGGTCACGCTGGGCATAACGGCCACATGGTTCCGACATCCGACCTGTCCATCCGGGCGGACATATCCCATAAATTCATACGCCATGATAATTTTCCTCCCGTTTTGGCAGGTCGCCCCGGCCGCGCAGGCTGTCGAGGTTCTGGATATGGACATGATCGCCTTTTCTGATGTTCTGGGTGGCGATGCCGATCTCTTCGCCGTATTTGAAGATCAGCTCGCCCAGCTTGATGTCGCGGACGGCGATCTTGTGCCCATAGGGAATCTCGCCGTGGACCGTGAGCGTCTCGACAAAGCCTTTCTTATCGCGCAGTTCCACCTCGCTCCCATTGTGGATGCCGTTGGCAAAGATCGTTGCGACGTTGTCTCTGTCGTTTACCTTCAGAGCAATTCGGGGTCCATCCATTGTCATCTGCTCCTTTCAGGATACCGCCAGCACGGCGACGCCGTCCGGGATGACGACGACCTTTGCATCCGGCCCCTTCATCTCGTAGGCGATGGCCAGCGCTTCATCGGGGGTCGAGGCGGGTATCATATTGGCTTTGCGGACCAGCTCGTGGTCCAGAGAGGTCGTGACTAAAATTACCTTGTGCTTTTTCAGGATGCGGGCATAGATCTGGGGACACCACTGCTCCGGAATGGTCTTGTCTGGGGGGATCTGCGAGAGATAAGCCTCGATCTCCACTTACGACGGGGCACTGAGACTGCTCACGGATAAAGGCGACGCCCGCAGCATAAGCCTCCTCCAAGTCACCGGCAAAGGCGGCCACGACATTCTTTTTTTCGCCCAAGGCCACATTCAGGATGAACTGCACATTTTGCCCAGAAGCACCGGCTCTGCGGAACGGACGATGAGGTCTTTCAGGTCGCTCTTTCTGAAGTGATCGACAAAGTAGTTCGGCAGGATGACGAAAGCGCCCGCAAAGGTCGCCGAGATGTTGCCGACGATGATGGCAAGGACCAGAATCAGAGTCTAGAGGTTGCGTACCAGCGCCATAAGCTCCCTGCCGAGGCCCATGATGGCAGGAGAGATGATGGTGTTCAGCCGCCGGTTGCGCAGGAGGTGGTCGAAGGAGTCCCGGGCGTTTTTCAAACGGCCCTAAGAGAACGATGAAATTTCGGAAGCCGAGAAGTTTCCGCCCGGAAAATTTGTGGAAAATGACCGAGAACCGCCCCGAAAGGGCGCAAATATACCCGATAAATAGCGTTTTAAGAGCAGAAATTTAGTCCAACGTCCAAAATTGGGTTCCGGACGCTTGACAAAGCGGAGATAGGATAGTACACTCAAAAAGAAAATTGATGCATAGCATCTACAAGGTGAAAAAGATTCACAGAAGAACGGGCGTCTCCGAACTGAAAAACGGAAGGAGGCTTGGGGCATGACGCTGTTTTCCTACGAGATTTTCGATGCAGTTGCGCGGCAGGGCAGCTTTAACAAGGCGGCCCAGCAGCTGCACCTGACCCCCTCTGCCATCAGCCACGCCATCGCGGTGATGGAGGCAGAACTGGGCTTTACCTTATTTAACCGCGGCAAAAACGGCGTGACCATGACCAGCTACGGCGCCTCGCTCTACCCGTCCATCCGGGCGGTGCTCAACAGCGACGAAGCCCTGCAGCAGAGCATCGCCCGCCTCAACGGTCTGGAAAAGGGCAAGGTGAAGCTGGGTGCGTTCAACTCGGTCTGCGCCGGTCTGCTGCCCCAGATCCTCAAGAGTTTTATGGCCAGCTTCCCTCAGATCGAGGTGGAGGTCTATCAGGGCACCTACGATGATGTGAAGGAGTGGCTGCGCACCGGTCAGGTGGATCTGGCTTTCCTGTCCGCCACCTGCCGGGAGGAGTTCAACCTGACGGAGCTGTTCCGGGAGCCGCTGCTCTGCATCGTGCCGCAGGACTGGCCCGAGCCGCCAAACGGCATTATGACCCCCGAGCTGATGAACGGCCAGAGCTTCGTCGTTCAGTGCGACGCCACCGACGCCGAGATGCGCCAGTTCCTCAAGAAATATTCCATCTCTACAGAGCGCCGCTGCCATGTCATCGATGACCAGTCCAACATTGCGATGGTGGAAGCGGGCCTTGGCATCTCCATCATGCCCCGGATGCTGCTGCGCAGCTGCACTGCAGCCGTCAAGATTTATCCCATCGAGCCGGAGGAAGACCGCGTGGTGGGTCTGGCGGTCCAGCGCCCCACGGCGATGGCCCCGGCGGTCGAACAGATGTTCCATCACATCGTGGACTTCTGCCACCAGATGGACGCACAGCCTCTTTAAGAATCGTGAGAGAACGGGCCGCAGCACTGCGGTCCGTTTTTTTTCATGCAGAACTATAGAATTGACGATTGTATCCGGAGGCAAAATACGGTATACTATAGCAAACCGCAAATAAAATGGAGTTTATCATAACAGCAGGGGGGCAAAGAACATGAAACGACGTGATTTCTGCAAAGCGCTGGCTTGCAGTGCCGCTCTTGCGCCCGGGCTGACTCTGCCCCGGGCCGAGGCAGCCGCGAAGAACCAGACGGTGGGCCGCGCGGTGCCGTCGGGAAAATACAGCCTGTCGTTCCGCAGCGAGCTGAGCCAGATGGACATTGAGCACGAATATTACTACAGCGACAGCTTTTTTGCGCACTCGTCCCTCCAGTATGACCACCAGCTGGCGCTGGCCACGCTGGGCATGGTGGGCGCGGCATTCAATACATGGGTCAGCGAGGCGAAATACTGGGCCAACGGGGATGTGGGCCGCGAGAACAGCCTCGACGCGGCCTATACGAAGCTGGGCTACGGCGATGCGAAGTATCGTTACTACGACATCGATGTGGGCAAGGCCGGTGACTTTGTGGGCTGGTCCACCGCCCGCAAGACCATCACCCTGAATGGCAGGCGAACCACCATCGTGGCGCTCATCCTGCGGGGCGGCGGCTATGGCGGCGAGTGGGTGAGCAACCTGCACACCGGCGCAGGCCATGCCCACAGCGGCTTCATCATCCCGGTGAACGAGGTGTTCACCGATTTGAAAAATTATCTGGCCGCAGCCCAGAAGGCGGGTGGACTGGGCCTTGTCAAGCTCTGGATGGGCGGCTACAGCCGGGGCGCTGCGGTGGCGAACCTTCTCGCCGCCCGCCTCAACAAAGAGCTGCCCGGATTGGCGCGGGAGGACGTCTTCGTCTACACCTTTGCCACGCCGGTGGCCCTCGGCCCGCAGGACTACCCCAACCTGCAGCAGGACTACGACAACAACCACAACGCCGACGGCACCCTGAAGGAGAGCTGGGGCGAGAGCAATATCTTCAACATCGTCTCCAGCGGCGACATCGTGCCCTGCCTGATGCCCGAGGAATGGGGCTACCACCGGAACGGCAACGACCGCTTCCTCCCCTCCACCCGGAACGAAGAGGAGCTGAACGACCTCAACGAGATGGGCAGGAACGATTTCGGCCCCGTGCCGCTGGATTTCAGCTGGCTTGCCACCAACGAAGAGACCCACGAGCTTATGCTCAAGATGGAGGAATATTTCATCTCCCGGGAGAACTACCACGAGAACTACGAGGCGGCCCTGATGGACATGATCCAGTGCACCTTTATCCGCTCGGAGGAAGAGGTGACGGAGAACAAGATCCTCGACGACGGCGAGGTCATCCAGCGTCTGCGCACCCTCACCCACCTGAAGAACATGGACTACTGGAAGATCTCCCACGCCGTCTGGGCGGCGTCCACCATGAGTCGTGCCGTCCTCAAGCGGGTCGATACGGGCAGCATCCCCATCCGTGCCCAGCAGATCGTGGTGCCGGTGCTGGCCGTGGGCCTCTGCTACGGCCTTGAGAGCGAGGCGGTGAGCCTCATTGCAAAGTACATCCTGATGTTCGTGTCGATGCGGAGCGCCCCCGACAATGCGATCCGTGCGGCGTTCTGCCACCACTTCGAGAACTACACCGCCCTGATGGAGTATTACGCCCCCTCGGAGCACTGCATGGAAGCCACGACCCGCACCTGAGGCCCGGACAAGAGCAAAACAGAAAAACGGACAACGATTTTGGGTCGCTGTCCGTTTTTTGTTATGCCGAAATTTCTTCGGCGTCGGTCATGATGAACCAGAACACGGTGCCCCTGCCCACCGTAGAGTGGACGCCGAAGCGGAAGCCGTGCTGCTGGAAGATGGCTTTCGTGATGGAGAGGCCGAGGCCGGTGCCCTGTTTGCCCGCGTCGGAGCGGGAGCGGTAATACCGGTCAAAGATATAGGGCAGGTCTTCCGCCGAGATGCCGGGGCCGTGGTCCTCTACCTCGACGCGCACCCCCTCGGGGCAGCGCAGCGCCCGTAGCACGAAGATGCCGTCCTCGCCGATGTGGTGCATGGCGTTGCCCAGCAGGTTGTGCAGCGCCCGCTGCATCATGTCGGGGTCGGCGCAGACGGGCAGCTCTTCGTCGGGCAGCTCCAGCTTGAGCTGCCAGCCGTTCTGGGCACAGACGGCGTCGTACCGCTCGCTGACCTCGTCGCAGAGCTGGCCCATGTCGAAGTGGACCTTCTCACACTTGAGCGCACCGCTGGTCACTTTGCTCAGCTCCATGACGCTGGACACAAGGGCTGTCAGGCGGTCGGTCTCGTCCACGATGATGTTCATCTGCTCGTCGCGGTGCTTCTTGTCGTCGCCGGTCAGGTCGCGCACCGTCTCGGCGTAGCCCTTGATGAGGGTCAGCGGGGTGCGCAGGTCGTGCGAGACGTTGGCCAGCAGGTCGCGCTGCATCTGGGAGGCGTGCTGGACCTCCTTCGCCATGTGGTTGAACTCCTGCGCCAGATCGCCCAGCTCGTCGTTCCGCACCGAGTCCACATGGACGGCGTAGTTGCCCTGTGCCACCTGCCGTGCGGCCCCGGAGAGGGCGCGCAGGGGCTTTGTGAACCATTCGCTGAAGAGCCACGCCGCCGACATGGAGAAGGCGAAGATGAGGGCCGCAGCCAGCGGCAGGACAGTGCTCAGCACCTTGCCGGCCTCAGCGACGTGCATGAGGCTGGTGGTGACCAGCACGGTGTAATTTCCGTCGGCGGTCATCCGCCCCACCATCAGCTGCACCGAGCCGGAGGGCGAAGGGGGATTGATCTTCCGCACCACCGCGCCGCCGCTCTCCCGGCAGAGCTGGCGCATGGCGCGGGCCGTGGTGTAGGCCGCCTTCTCGTCGGAGGAGTCGGTGGGGCGGGTGCGGTGGAGGTTGCAGTAGGAGAGGTTGTCCACCTTGAAGATCTGCCGCAGGGTGGTGTCGGAGATGTCGATGCAGAAGCTGCTCATCCCGCCCATCTCGAAGATGTCGTCCCGCAGCGAGTTGAAGAAGGTGTTGTTGACGTAGAGCTGGCTGCCGAAGGCCCAGTAGGACAGCGTCTCGCCCCGCTCGATGGCCTCATCCATCCGGGCGACGATGGCCTCGGCCTGCTCGGTGAGCTGCTTCTGGATATGGGTGGTGTAGAGAGGCTCCAGCAGCTGGGTGCTCAGGAACCAGAACAGCCCCACCAGCAAAAAGCAGATGAAGCAGAGAAAGCCCATGAGCTGGCCCCGGATGCCGATGGTGCGCCGTGTCTTGCTCGTTTGCCGCATGAAGAGCAGAACCTCCGCTTAACGCGCCGCGTCGGGGTCGAACTTATAGCCGATGCCCCAGACCGTGGCGATGTAGCTGCGGCACTTGCCCAGATGGCCCCGCAGCATCTTGACGTGGGTGTCCACGGTGCGGTCCTCGCCGAAGTAGTCGTAGTTCCACACCTTCTGCAGGATCTTCTCCCGGCTCAGGGCGATGCCCTTGTTGGAGGCGAGGAAGACCAGCAGGTCGAACTCCTTGGGGGTCAGGCTCACTTCCTCGCCGGAGACCTTGACGGTGTGGCTGGCCGTGTCGATGGACAGCTCGCCGAAGGTCATGGTGCTGTCGGAGGCTTCGGTGCGGGGCATGGTGCGGTTGAGCACTGCCCGGACGCGGGCCACCAGCTCCCGGGGGGAGAAGGGCTTGACCACATAGTCGTCGGCACCGCCCTCGAGGCCCGCCAGCTTGTCGTACTCCTCGCCGCGGGCGGTCAGGATGATGACGGGGGTGTTGATGCGGCGGGTGCGCATCTCCCGCAGGCAGGTCATGCCGTCCATGAAGGGCATCATCAGATCGAGGATGACCAGATCATAGCCGCCGCCGGACAGCAGGGACAGGGCGGCAGAGCCGTCGCCGGCCTCCTCGCAGGTGTAGCCCGAATATTGCAGATTTTCCCGGATCAGCTCCCGGATGCGCGGCTCATCGTCAACGATCAGAATTTTTGCCATAAGGCATTCCTCCTCATAAGCTTATATCTCTCAAAGCGCCGGGACGGCTCAGATGCAGCCCGGCGGAACTGGATACGAAGTCTGATTCTATCATACCCTATCAATTAG is a genomic window containing:
- a CDS encoding sensor histidine kinase, encoding MRQTSKTRRTIGIRGQLMGFLCFICFLLVGLFWFLSTQLLEPLYTTHIQKQLTEQAEAIVARMDEAIERGETLSYWAFGSQLYVNNTFFNSLRDDIFEMGGMSSFCIDISDTTLRQIFKVDNLSYCNLHRTRPTDSSDEKAAYTTARAMRQLCRESGGAVVRKINPPSPSGSVQLMVGRMTADGNYTVLVTTSLMHVAEAGKVLSTVLPLAAALIFAFSMSAAWLFSEWFTKPLRALSGAARQVAQGNYAVHVDSVRNDELGDLAQEFNHMAKEVQHASQMQRDLLANVSHDLRTPLTLIKGYAETVRDLTGDDKKHRDEQMNIIVDETDRLTALVSSVMELSKVTSGALKCEKVHFDMGQLCDEVSERYDAVCAQNGWQLKLELPDEELPVCADPDMMQRALHNLLGNAMHHIGEDGIFVLRALRCPEGVRVEVEDHGPGISAEDLPYIFDRYYRSRSDAGKQGTGLGLSITKAIFQQHGFRFGVHSTVGRGTVFWFIMTDAEEISA
- a CDS encoding lipase family protein yields the protein MKRRDFCKALACSAALAPGLTLPRAEAAAKNQTVGRAVPSGKYSLSFRSELSQMDIEHEYYYSDSFFAHSSLQYDHQLALATLGMVGAAFNTWVSEAKYWANGDVGRENSLDAAYTKLGYGDAKYRYYDIDVGKAGDFVGWSTARKTITLNGRRTTIVALILRGGGYGGEWVSNLHTGAGHAHSGFIIPVNEVFTDLKNYLAAAQKAGGLGLVKLWMGGYSRGAAVANLLAARLNKELPGLAREDVFVYTFATPVALGPQDYPNLQQDYDNNHNADGTLKESWGESNIFNIVSSGDIVPCLMPEEWGYHRNGNDRFLPSTRNEEELNDLNEMGRNDFGPVPLDFSWLATNEETHELMLKMEEYFISRENYHENYEAALMDMIQCTFIRSEEEVTENKILDDGEVIQRLRTLTHLKNMDYWKISHAVWAASTMSRAVLKRVDTGSIPIRAQQIVVPVLAVGLCYGLESEAVSLIAKYILMFVSMRSAPDNAIRAAFCHHFENYTALMEYYAPSEHCMEATTRT
- a CDS encoding response regulator transcription factor, whose amino-acid sequence is MAKILIVDDEPRIRELIRENLQYSGYTCEEAGDGSAALSLLSGGGYDLVILDLMMPFMDGMTCLREMRTRRINTPVIILTARGEEYDKLAGLEGGADDYVVKPFSPRELVARVRAVLNRTMPRTEASDSTMTFGELSIDTASHTVKVSGEEVSLTPKEFDLLVFLASNKGIALSREKILQKVWNYDYFGEDRTVDTHVKMLRGHLGKCRSYIATVWGIGYKFDPDAAR
- a CDS encoding LysR family transcriptional regulator; amino-acid sequence: MTLFSYEIFDAVARQGSFNKAAQQLHLTPSAISHAIAVMEAELGFTLFNRGKNGVTMTSYGASLYPSIRAVLNSDEALQQSIARLNGLEKGKVKLGAFNSVCAGLLPQILKSFMASFPQIEVEVYQGTYDDVKEWLRTGQVDLAFLSATCREEFNLTELFREPLLCIVPQDWPEPPNGIMTPELMNGQSFVVQCDATDAEMRQFLKKYSISTERRCHVIDDQSNIAMVEAGLGISIMPRMLLRSCTAAVKIYPIEPEEDRVVGLAVQRPTAMAPAVEQMFHHIVDFCHQMDAQPL
- a CDS encoding DUF3048 domain-containing protein gives rise to the protein MKISRRSVLHVSGLAAAALALTGCSASGSAALGGRLPGLLKGLLGKGEAAASSAPSEASSEMAASSLPEIEQPEPGPSALPDYDADLLTGIGRSTNSRPVAVMVNNIANSQRQNARPQRGIGSADLLIEAKVEGGITRLCAVFSDADSIPEVGPIRSGRDQFLQLLMPWNILYYHDGESIFCTQFVNVYGYSGLNIGGKSYFNTPTHPIVSHRNNRGRDVAYEHTEFTSGKEICKAASDAKISLYAPSEGTIFHFADYRTDEVNKLPGEPSAKKLTILHSESYRTSFSYSAFSHTYAMQMYNSSKKATENTVDELTGAQLTFENVVVCFADMDAYAGDSHDVQEVRYIQGGKAYLFTRGGVQVGRWEKTYPTNPLKLYTKSGEEMTLNRGKTYFALVDEDERSNFSYQ
- a CDS encoding UxaA family hydrolase is translated as MDGPRIALKVNDRDNVATIFANGIHNGSEVELRDKKGFVETLTVHGEIPYGHKIAVRDIKLGELIFKYGEEIGIATQNIRKGDHVHIQNLDSLRGRGDLPKREENYHGV
- a CDS encoding UxaA family hydrolase codes for the protein MAYEFMGYVRPDGQVGCRNHVAVMPSVTCAGDVASAIVRQVAGTVGYFHHQGCCQLPPDLDRVTETLISLGKSPNVAAVLVVSLGCEGTDHERLTAEIRKTGKPVRIIRIQELGGVSAAIKAGIDAAQELVMLVSGIQRQPVSIDRITMAIKCGASDTTSGMASNCVVGYVADKLVDLGATVVFGETTEFLGGEHLLARRAVNPEVSDKIYEIVNRMEARARSLGCDMRKGQPTPGNIEGGLSSIEEKSLGAIVKSGTSPIQGVMEYPETIGQRKGLWIKDTPGREPEILTGMAATGAQFMMFSTGRGAPQGFPTMPVLKVCGNPNTYERMSHDMDINAGRIITGEKSIEEVGEEAFSAILDLLSGKQTKNETLGYHSSIDIYTLGPVI